CACCACTGGTTTAAATCCTACGCGTAACGCGTAAAGACAAACATCACATGGGAGAATATCTCTCATCTCCACACCTCCACcgtctattattattttttactacgagataatatttgatgtattatcgATGCATCATTAATAAATAGAAGAACATGACACATcattattaagtaaaataaaaataaaaatttaaaaattaaatttaaataatattattaatattcattCATAGGCTGCATGTTAAATATTTCACTATATACATAAACCGTAGATTTTCTAAATTGAAAGAGATTATGTGTTTACTGGTTCAATTTATACCTTCTAAAACTTTACAATAAAAAGCTGTTGATATTTTTCGAGCTAGATCGATGGTGCGAGTTaatcaatatattaaaattaaaataataatttcatcgTATTAAAAAccaaatgtaaaaatatattttgaaaaacactcattccataatatatatacataataaatcaatatataataaatcttCACTTAACGTTGATTAAGTTAAGTTAACCTCGttattattataacaatttaagaaaacatgaatttaagcGTGCTTAAGCGTGTAATCTCTTCCTCTTTAATATGAAAGAGTTACAAATAGTTTAAACATTATCTGaaaactctttaaaaatttacttttatatttttaaatttttcacttGTACATTTTACTACCTTATTaccaataattaataattttcaaaataataataatttattaaaattccttggtatttaattaactataattaaaatatttataagtaaaaGTGCTATAGAGGTTTTTATACAACGAgtttgattgtattttgttcttttgactTAAAAATAAGCAAACTAGTttttgtacattagatcaaaaagtaaattagtcattctattaaaaaattatctattattattagttaaaatttcatttatatcgAATGAAGTATATGTGACACATTAGGTGTAATCGTCAAGTTATTCTATTAGTCATACCAgttttcaattatataaatgattaatttactcattgaTCTAATATTCaagaattaatttactcatttattaaataaaaagaaaaatacaatttaactacTTATAAAAAAACTTCCATGagaattttaccatttattttcCAATTTGTCTTACTCCTAATCCTCCCCCGCGGTTATTCCCgctcattttggtcactttctttttattcaaaaatcccTCAACTAATCCTTCAAGGATCCATTAAACCGCCAGCTACTCTCTCACCTTCCACGTCACCGTCAACCTCCACGTCACTTACTcacttttttaaagaaaactaataatttcaaaattgtaaaattttcaaaatcagaaaaattacattaaaacacACACACAGGGACACACAAGCACATCGTCCTCTTTCTCCCACCAGTGGGCCCTTTGGATTGGAATTCCttcatttaaatttcatgtcttcaacttatttttaaaaatattttcgtcTCTCTGCAACTCATTTTTTGTCATAAAGTCACTAGAAGAAACCATCTCCCGTTTTCTTGCTTTCTATTATCTTTGCAAGCAATAAAgcgttaaataaattttctctttaaagaaaaaaagagaaaaggaaatgCTATTCGCTTTTGTGTGTCAAGACATGTGAACTTACTGACACAGTCGCTTCTTGTTCTTCGTTCTTCATATTCTCACGCATTCTCTTTACCGAGTTACCGACTCAGTGAGTGCTTCTTAAATGGCATCTTCTTCTCGAGCAAGGAGCAGTTCGCCGTTTTCGCATCGGAAAACTCCCAGTCCGTTCTCTTCAACTTCTTCAACTTCTTCGTTTATGAGCAACAAATTAATGCCTCGTACGTGCTCTTCGTCGGCGTCTTCCTTTTTCAATTCGGGAGGTGGATACGGTACTCGATCCATGACGCCGAGTCGGTCCAGGTATGATTCGACGTACCAGGGTTCACGTGGTTACAATGCTCACTCACCGGTGGCTTACGCGCCGGAGGAGATAGTTGGCGAGCCGATGGAAGCGTCGAGATCGGGAGATAGTATTTCAGTTACGATTCGGTTTCGGCCATTGAAGTAAGTGTAGATCTGAGTGTAGCTGGTGAGATCTATGTAGTGGATTCTTTTTCGATTATATTGCTGTCAATGTTTTATGTTCAGGTAATGTacgtgtttttttatttatttactcatttttattttttctggtTATAGTGAAAGGGAATTTCAGAGAGGGGACGAGATCGCGTGGTATGCGGACGGGGATAAGATTGTGAGAAATGAGTATAATCCAGCTACAGCTTACGCATTTGGTAATTTCCTAATTGCTTTTCACTTTTACTGTTGAAACTTACTGCCGATAGTTTCCCCAACTTTTTAGTGTCAGTTTCGAAATTGATTAACTATCCCTTTGAAAAGTACTGCAATTAAATGAAgtgatttatattattttgttgggCGATTTGGTGGTGTTACATTAGGTAATCTAAAGTTTAATTTataaagattttataattttgttaaaactgATTTAGTATGAATACGATGTTTAACCCTTGCAATGATGTGGATTGTGAATGAAggttattgttttttttttttgatagaCAGAGTATTTGGACCTCATGCAACTTCTCAAGAGGTTTATGAAATAGCTGCTAAACCAGTAGTGAAGGCTGCAATGGAAGGTGTTAATGgtatgaaaatgaattaaatattgatttgtttaagttaatttctaattaaagtttaaacaaAAACCTAAAAGATTAATTGATTGGAAGTCACTTATTGTCATGTTGCTCAATCTTGTTGGTTTGCGTCAATTCTGAAATTATATTACGTTCTCAATTGAAGCTAATATTGGCTTGTTGGAATTATAGGAACTGTTTTTGCTTATGGTGTTACAAGTAGTGGGAAGACGCACACCATGCATGTAAGCTTCGCACCAAACTTCTTTCATCTACTGTTTCCTATTTTTCATGGGAGTGTCATCAGAATTCTTATAATCTGGTCGTGTCAACTTTTGTTGCTTTGTATGAAGTagatattgttttttattatagtaTCAAATTCGGTTGTAAAACTGTACACATAGTATTTTAGCTGTAGCAAAGTTACAagtttatattacattttattgaattttcttGATAGGGAAGTTGCGGAAGGGAACTCCTAAGATAAATAACCATAATATGGATTTTCTTCCCCAAATGGCACCTTCAAGTATACAATCTAAAATCTATTGGCAATAAATATGGGATAGCACCACTTAAGACTTCCTTGATGTGGACAACCTCAAATGGGGCTGAAAGAACAGCATAACAAATCTTGTGCTTTGATATCATCTTAAGGATCTTGTCTATAAATAATTGGTAAAAGGTGGAAAGTCCAACTTTGATAAAAGTCCACAGGAAATTCAATACTTAGCAGATAGGTCATGACACCACTTAACAATACAAATATCGAGTTGCAAACAGTAGATTTATTACACAATGCAAATTTGCAATACCTCTTTCTGGGCATAAGCACTGCCTTTTGAGTTTTTTGAAAGCACTCTGTTCTTTTgtcactttgtgcttagtaattTGAGAACCTTAATCCAACTCCTAAATTTGCTTTCATCATGTTGTTCATTGATCAGAAcatcttttacttaaatataaGTACTAAAGAACTGAACCATGTCTTCATTGTcagcttaaaattttatactgtCTGCATCTCTTATACACCATGAGAAACGAAACTAAAAAGGAATTTTGAATTTGTGTTTCAAGTCATGTTTACCATCTAACTTTTGCAATAGAGTTGTATGCTCATTTGGACaccatttttctgaaaaaaaaaactgattttaGTAGTATACTCTTGaggatttttatttatattactaTTCCAATCCAATTAATATTAACAAGCTTGGCATGATACAtccttaaaaatttcaatattttcctaTGTTCTTCAGTATGGGTCTTATGCGAGTGATCCTATCACATAACTATATGATCATTCCTGTCATCTTACTTTGACTTGTTTCTTtgatcatatatatacacaggGAGACCATAATGCTCCTGGCATTATACCATTGGCAATAAAGGATGTGTTCAGCATTATCCAAGATGTAAGTGTTATAACATCATTTATTAGGCCTAACTAGATAACTGCAAGATCGATGCCATTTTTCCATTCCTTTTCATCAAGTATTGACCAACTCTGCTTATCATTCAGACTCCAGGGCGAGAATTCTTGCTACGTGTGTCATATCTTGAAATCTACAACGAGGTGAGTTGCACTTTTAAGTTTATgattatatttatgaaatggcCTTGAAGTTAGAATTTCAGTTTTCACATATGTTACTGCTGTTTATTTTTTGGCTTAGTGAGATGTTAGAATGGTTTTgttcaattattaattgtataacCTATGCGGTTCAATATCGGGCCTTCAGTTCCTTTCCTTCTAAGCACCAACtgttttggtttgattttgtgGTATTTGCTTCTTATATCAGGTGATAAATGACTTACTTGATCCAACTGGTCAAAATTTGCGTGTTAGAGAAGATGCCCAGGTCTTTTgctcaacttttaaaaaatttttgcaTTGTTGTTTGGCTTATGACTTCGgtcttattttctcaaaaagtGACATGCAACGCAAAGACACTATTTGTCACATGTAATATCAATCTAAAGGATCCCGAGTGGCTCCAGGTTGAGATTGTCAACGATACAATAAAGTTGCTGATTTAAATGCTTGCAATCAATGTAATCAGTTTTGTACTTCTGCTTatgttatcattattttttcaggGAACATACGTTGAGGGCATAAAAGAAGAAGTGGTTTTGTCTCCTGGGCATGCCCTTTCTTTTATTGCAGCAGGGGAAGGTGCTTTCTGGGGTTCCTATTGCTGTTTTCCCGCCTattatatgaaatgaatgatcTATTTGTGAGAGTTTTCTACTAATTTCCAATTTGTTTCTTTGTGGGTAGAGCATCGTCATGTTGGTTCAAATAACTTCAATCTGTTCAGTAGCCGAAGTCACACCATATTCACATTGGTAAACATTCTTGATTTAGGAACTTACTCATTTCCCTATCAAAATTTTGGACAAATCTCAAAATTGGCTTGTTCATTTAGTTTATCTTAGGGAATTTGGATGTCTGGTTTTTTGTTGTTTCACCACAATAGATACTTATGTTGCATATGCCTTTTTTAACTCTTGGCAAATTTGCAGATGATTGAGAGTAGTGCTCACGGTGATGAATATGATGGAGTGGTCTTCTCTCAGCTTGTATGATTTAATTCATCTGTCATTTTTCAAGAAAGAATATTGCTCTCTGATAAATGGCTTGACTTGCTACTTTCCTGGTTCCTTTGTCCAGAACTTGATTGATTTAGCCGGATCTGAGAGTTCAAAAACTGAGACAACTGGGTTAAGGAGAAAGGAAGGATCTTACATAAACAAAAGTCTTCTGACTCTTGGAACTGTAGGTGCCTTGTATAAGCTTTGTATTGATGAATGTTTATTATCTCCCATGCTGCATCTGCACTGTAGTCTAAGGGAAAACTATAGAAAGCCTTGAGTATGTCCCTTAAACAGCACTGTAGGATTACAGTTTCTGTTAAGTTGGCAGGAAAAAAATGGACAgaatcttcaaatttattttctccaaCAGTTTCAATTAATTACTGATGGCATTAGCATCCTGGAGTGGATAAAAGTTTCTGGTCAAAGAAGTCATTGCAGACTTGTTTTGCGTGGTTGGTATCTATGActattatatttagttttataaaatcatcttGTTTCAATCTGCAGGTAATTGGAAAGTTAAGTGAAGGAAAAGCATCCCATGTTCCTTATCGAGACTCCAAGCTTACCCGCCTTTTGCAATCTTCACTTAGTGGGCATGGACATGTTTCGGTGAGTTGTTCATtttatttgaactttttttaataattatttaggtttatttgattttaattatttttcttgcatctttaatttatttttctaattttgataTGTAATTTTGATATGCAATTATATCATCCTTATCAATACTTGACAAAAAGTTCTTTAtctattttacctttttttttccccttcaaATTACAGCTTATTTGCACAGTTACACCTGCTTCTAGTAATATGGAAGAAACTCATAATACCCTGAAGTTTGCTAGCAGGGCAAAGCATGTCGAAATCTACGCTTCTCGTAATAAGGTTTCTATAGCCTATGCGTTATTTCTATTGGCTAgttacacacatatatatttaggATCTAATCTCATGCTACTTTCAAAACTAAATCATTTCCAGATTATTGATGAAAAATCATTGATTAAGAAGTATCAAAAGGAAATTTCAGTCCTCAAACAGGAACTTGATCAGCTAAGGCAGGGAATGGTTGTTGGAGTTAATCATGAAGAACTTATGATCCTAAGGCAACAGGTTTGGCATTTTCGTTCCATTGTCATATTGTTCTATTTGATTGCACAACTATTTACTGTATTCTTCATTCTATTTATTGCATGGGACAGTTGGAAGAAGGTCAGGTGAAAATGCAGTCAAGACTAGAGGAAGAAGAGGAAGCCAAAGCTGCTTTGATGAGCAGAATTCAAAGGCTTACCAAGCTTATACTTGTTTCTTCCAAAAATACAATTCCTGGATGTTTGAGTGATTTACCAACACAACGGAGTCTTTCTGTTTGTGAGGATGATGtaagtttttattataaatGGGTATTCTTTTATACTGATGGTTGATGAAGTAAGACTACACAAAGAGCAGGCACACACGTCtgtatatatatccatatctttttttttttgaacaaaaatatatatatccacaTCTATTTCCAAGAAAAGGGTATGTATATCTTTATCTATTTCACAGAAAAGGGAAATGCTCCAATGAATAAGatgaaacaaattatgttcTATAACCTGGAAATTTTGAGTGTTGATACTTCACCTATGCATCTGTCTCTCTAAACCTATATCTCGTTTACTGAGTTTACAGCTATCCCTGTCTGATTTTCAGTAGTGACTGGATTATCTAGCCATGAGAACTTTTTGGAGGTCGTGTTTCCGTCTTGTAACATGATTGTGATGCTCACTTTTGGCACTTTTCCTTGACCAGAAACTGGATGTACAGGATGATGGTACCATACTCATAGATAGTGAGAATAAAAAGGGTTCTCCATCTTCTCTTGAGGCACTTGCTTCTGATCCATCTTATGAGTTTAAACACCGAAGATCCTCCAGCAGGAGGAATAATGAGCTCTCACCAACTAGCAGTTCTATCACTGAGGCAACTCAATCGGGTGATCTTATTAGTGGGACTAAACTGCTGGCAGTAAGCTTCACTTGTTTCAGTTATTTCTACATTTTAAAATCTTACCTTGCGAAGTTTTGTCGAAAGGATtccttttatttccttattgAAGTTCTCTCCTTCTAACTTGACATTTGGATGGGCTGAAACCCTCCTAATTATGCCTGAAATTTTAGTCCTGTTAGAtcctttcttaaaaaaaattatttttataagggTATTAagtctcttttatttttgtttagtaGCCTCCAGAAATATGCGCCCTTAGACCTATTAGGTTAATTTTTTGGGGGAATGTTATATACAAATGAGCTATAAATGGATCTTGCTAACATTAGGCAATATAATGTGTGAAAATCATCAGGCACTTAAGTTGCCATTTTAGACATTTGCTTTTTGGTGGAGGAGCATCATTTCAGCAAGGGGCCGATAGTAGTTTGACTCTATTACTGtattccttttctattttagCTGCAGCTGAAATTTGGCATCCCCTGGCCATCACACAAACAGATTTGTGTGAAGATTCTTGCAAATCAAGATATAATAACATACCATCCTCCATCATTGCTTCATTGTATCACAAATCAGTGCTGCCTTCACCATTGGTTCAATCTTTCTAGTTTTCCTCAATTGTTGATTctgtaatgataaaataaaactcttCTGTGGTTATAGGGTGGGATGACATCAGATCAGATGGACCTTCTTGTTGAGCAAGTTAAGATGCTTGCTGGAGAGATTGCATTTAGCACCAGTACCCTGAAACGCCTGGTGGACCAGTCTGTAAATGATCCTGATAGCTCAAAAACTCAGGTACTCTTTACTCTGTCTTACATTTATAGCACATCTTAGTTCAGAGGCATAACCAATAGATGTTCTTGTAGCTGGATGAATTGGTGGGTTTTGTTGGTATTCTAGGTGCAAGTGCGTCTTATATTTCTGTGGCAAAAAGGAAAGATTGTACTgatctattattatttattaatacttACTCTAGTGGctgtttataaattttaatattatctgGATGTACATGAGGTTATAAGATTAAGATTGAAGCTAATAATGCAAAAGGAGTGTTATCATTTCTAGTTTTTGTGTATCTATCTACTCGATGGTAAATTTGCATATATCTTTTAAGGTCCTTAGTGTTTTTCTACATATAGATTCAGAATTTGGAAAGAGAGATTCAGGAGAAGAGAAGGCAAATGAGGGTGTTAGAGCAGCGTATAATTGAGAGTGGTGAAGCTTCAATCGCTAATGCTTCATTTGTGGATATGCAGCAGGTAGTTTTGCATCCTGTTTATTATGTTGTCCATAGTAATATTTCAAACTTATGTTAATTTGTTAGGGAACTAATGCCATTGGCATTGGCTTAACAAATTCTAAATGCTTTTTTGTTGCAACAGACAGTTATGAGATTGATGACACAATGTAATGAAAAGAGTTTTGAGCTGGAGGTGAGTGATTTGGTTTCATTCTTCTCATTTATGGAGTTGAAAGCATTTGATGGGCACTGTTCTGCCATTGATTAGGCTTGTTAAACAGTGATTCTTTATGTTAATTATGTTATCATGTTGATTCTTCTCCTTGATACAGATAAAATCAGCAGATAATCGTATCCTCCAAGAACAATTGCAGAACAAGGTGAAAGCTTTGTGCTTGATGTCTTTTTTTCCTCCATTCACAAAATGACATTATTtctctaatataaattttagagtATAATTTGGTCAATCTTTAGAAGGTGCTAGCTTCTCTATTAAAGCAAACATATGTTTTTGACTTGTGGTTCTGGATGTTGGCAGTGTTCTGAGAATGAGGAATTGCAGAATAAGGTGAATCTCCTGGAGCAGCGGTTGGCATCTTTGTCCGGCGACAAATTATCCTTGTCCTCTGAGCAAGGAATATCTGAAGAATATGCTGATGAGTTAAGAAAAAAGGTTCAATATCAGGTAAACACTTATTGCTGGGATTGTCCAACTCTTAATAGCTTTAGTTTTCTGTTGTCACAAGTTTTGGGCTTCAActgctttattttcatttagtaGTATTTCCTCTTCTTATATGACTTCATGAATACTGTCAACATGCTTCTGCCAGAACTCATCATTATGATAATTGCGAAGAATATCATTTTAATCATGTGTCAATCAATtgcttgtttcttttgtttcataTACCTTGGGAATGTTTTACACAATAAGTTGCAAGTTGCAATTAAAGTTTTGCAACGCCATTTGATATCTTAGTGCAGCACGGCAATATCTTTAGACATTTCTCTGCTTTTTTCTCCTATTGAATGTTGATTCTACTTCCTACCTGTAAATCAGTTGcattttttggttgattttaaGACCCTTGCTATGAAATTCTAAGGACAAATTTTGGGCTTTACCCTGTTCTTAAATATTTCCTCACAATTTAAAATTGgatgaatttttatattaagatgGTTCATTAGTTTGCCTTTTCATGTTAATAATTGTGTGTTATAACTTCCACGGGTTAAGAGAAAGATTTGCTTGTCTTTAGCATGGTCCTTTGTCTTCCTTGCACCTTTGAACTGATTAAGACTAAGTTGTGCTTATCTATGCAGGGGACTGAGaatgaaaaactaaaactagAACAGGTACAGCTTTCAGAGGAGAACAGTGGGTTGCGTGTCCAAAACCAAAAACTGGCTGAAGAAGCTTCATATGCGAAAGAATTGGCGTCTGCTGCTGCTGTTGAGTTAAAGAATTTGGCTAGTGAGGTGACAAAGCTCTCAGTACAGAATGCAAAACTGGAGAAGGAATTATTGGCCGCTCGAGAGTCGGCAAACACTAGAGCTTCTTCTAATCAGGCTGTCAATGGTTTCAACCGCAAGTACAGTGACAGTGGGAGACCTGGGAGGAAGGGACGGCTCTCTGGCCGCCCTCATGACCTATCTGGAGCAGCTGGtgatgattttgagttttgGAATCTTGATCTAGATGATCTAAAGATGGAACTGCAGGCTAGGAAACAACGGGAGGAAGCTCTTGAAGCTGCACTAGCTGAGAGGGAATTCATAGAAGATGAATACaggaaaaagattgaagaagcaaagaagaaggAGGAATCTCTAGAGAACGACTTAGCAAACATGTGGGTGCTTGTTGCTAAGTTGAAGAAAGAGGTATCTGCTACACTTGAGAGTAATACAGATAAGCAAAATAGTCATGGAATGGATAATGTTGAAGATCCAAAAGCAAACAACACTGAGAGTAACAATGTCCTGAAAGAGCGACAAGTTTCAGAAGTGTCATCAAAACCAGCCAATGAAATACCCAAGGAAGAACCCCTGGTTGTTCGGCTAAAGGTTTGTTCTCATTTCTCATGTACCACCCTAGCTCATTTCCTTCACTCTGCTTCTCACTTATAGGCTGTTTTAAGATTCTCTGATATATAGCATGTTTGCCCCTCTTTTTGTGCTAAACTCAGTCATACTAACATGCAGCACATCTAGCCATAGGCTCATTTTTCCTTATGTTAATTCTTTCATGCTTATTTAGTAGTTattgtgctttttttttttcttaatcttgtcaaatcatacattttaGTATTCTGAGTATATCTTGCATTATTGAATAATATTGCTAATGTCGATAGTGTTAGGAACTTGTGATCGATTCATTACTGAGAATTTTTTGAAAGAGCTTGCTGTGTATGATTATTCCAATGCCATAATGGTTTCACATACACCACTGCAACTTAATATCTTTACCACTTGTAGGCTCGAATGCAAGAGATGAAGGAAAAAGAGCTCAAATCCCTGGGAAATGGAGATGCCAATTCCCATATGTGTAAAGTATGCTTCGAGTCACCAACTGCAGCAATTCTTCTCCCTTGCCGGCATTTCTGTTGTAAGTCCCTTTCTAATTCCATAACTAAATTCTCACACCTTAATAAACTATTTTCTGAAAATGCATCCATTTTGATGTTGGCAGTATGTAAATCTTGCTCGCTTGCTTGTTCCGAGTGTCCAATATGTCGCACAAAGATATCAGACAGGCTTTTTGCATTCCCTTCTTGATACACAACCTATTTCTACCCTCCTAATGAAGGTAATGTAAatcactttctttttttcttttctatttttcagtTTCTCATATGAAATgttgacaattttttttacctatCTGCAGGGGTTCGTGACCACCTGTTTGATATTTTCAATGTGAGAAGCGGGTGCAATTCTTTCATTAGTCTGTATGTAAACAGTCTAAAAAGGTATATCCATATCAATAGTTTGTTCCCTAGTCTCTACTCATTAAAAGGCTGTAAAAATAAGAACGAGattaaaggttaaaaagaaaggaagaaaaaaagaaaagaaaagtaaattcACTATTATATCCAAAAGTTCAAAAACAAGATGTTGCTCTGTTTTTCGAAGGGTATCCGTCGTTTCGAACTTTCAACTTTCAATTGTTTAATCACCACTGAGCATTGaggatttataaataaatattaataattttatttgaatatatttaaatataattataattcctttcccttttttcctttcttttattacaacaaaaattttaaatgtttaagctctaaactcaaaaaaaaaactctaaacttaaataataattttaatgaattttaattacgtaaaataaaattattaatatttatttagaaattttaattttggttgtaatgatgaatatatttattgacTATGTAGgagaattatatattaatactgcagcaaatattaattttagaatatCAATGCatactttgaaaaaaaaaaacaatgcaCCTCTTTTAGTGCAATTTGTTTTGTAAAACTTTGATAATGTATAATTATTTAGTGGGTGAaaaattaatcttattataCACATTACATGAGTGAAAGAAACtaaaagaatatttaagaaatatattttaaaaatgaataattattgataaggtaataaaaatataattagtttttatgaaaaaataaaatatttttggttaaagAGTAAAAGCAGGAGagtagttttttattttatgttttaaaaaaattatctatatAACATTATTAGTAAATCacttttttattataactttttatttattatctaattaaattgatGTCCTATTAATTTGTTACATCAATTAAGTGTTTTagtatagataaaaataatgatttaaatgtaattaatatatattttatcaattgaaactcggttaaatttgaattattattattgtaacaataaaaaaataagtttgaatATGCTAAAATGGATTAGTTgtcattaaatattaataataattatttttgtaataatattcCAAAATGATCAAATGTCAATTTTAccgttaatataaaaatataaacaacctCTAtacaaattatcaaatttataattgaagAGTAATTCACTTATAgtgatataaataattttatatcttttcatatttctttatataataaatattttgtaagtgaatccttttatttatatatatatatatatatatatatatatatatatatagcaattaCTCTGAAAGATAttgataaataacataaaatagcaaaacaaaacaaactaaaGGCCGAAAAATAGAGCGAAA
The nucleotide sequence above comes from Gossypium raimondii isolate GPD5lz chromosome 13, ASM2569854v1, whole genome shotgun sequence. Encoded proteins:
- the LOC105782682 gene encoding kinesin-like protein KIN-7D, mitochondrial, with amino-acid sequence MASSSRARSSSPFSHRKTPSPFSSTSSTSSFMSNKLMPRTCSSSASSFFNSGGGYGTRSMTPSRSRYDSTYQGSRGYNAHSPVAYAPEEIVGEPMEASRSGDSISVTIRFRPLNEREFQRGDEIAWYADGDKIVRNEYNPATAYAFDRVFGPHATSQEVYEIAAKPVVKAAMEGVNGTVFAYGVTSSGKTHTMHGDHNAPGIIPLAIKDVFSIIQDTPGREFLLRVSYLEIYNEVINDLLDPTGQNLRVREDAQGTYVEGIKEEVVLSPGHALSFIAAGEEHRHVGSNNFNLFSSRSHTIFTLMIESSAHGDEYDGVVFSQLNLIDLAGSESSKTETTGLRRKEGSYINKSLLTLGTVIGKLSEGKASHVPYRDSKLTRLLQSSLSGHGHVSLICTVTPASSNMEETHNTLKFASRAKHVEIYASRNKIIDEKSLIKKYQKEISVLKQELDQLRQGMVVGVNHEELMILRQQLEEGQVKMQSRLEEEEEAKAALMSRIQRLTKLILVSSKNTIPGCLSDLPTQRSLSVCEDDKLDVQDDGTILIDSENKKGSPSSLEALASDPSYEFKHRRSSSRRNNELSPTSSSITEATQSGDLISGTKLLAGGMTSDQMDLLVEQVKMLAGEIAFSTSTLKRLVDQSVNDPDSSKTQIQNLEREIQEKRRQMRVLEQRIIESGEASIANASFVDMQQTVMRLMTQCNEKSFELEIKSADNRILQEQLQNKCSENEELQNKVNLLEQRLASLSGDKLSLSSEQGISEEYADELRKKVQYQGTENEKLKLEQVQLSEENSGLRVQNQKLAEEASYAKELASAAAVELKNLASEVTKLSVQNAKLEKELLAARESANTRASSNQAVNGFNRKYSDSGRPGRKGRLSGRPHDLSGAAGDDFEFWNLDLDDLKMELQARKQREEALEAALAEREFIEDEYRKKIEEAKKKEESLENDLANMWVLVAKLKKEVSATLESNTDKQNSHGMDNVEDPKANNTESNNVLKERQVSEVSSKPANEIPKEEPLVVRLKARMQEMKEKELKSLGNGDANSHMCKVCFESPTAAILLPCRHFCLCKSCSLACSECPICRTKISDRLFAFPS